The Thermoclostridium stercorarium subsp. stercorarium DSM 8532 genome contains a region encoding:
- a CDS encoding sensor histidine kinase has product MKVKEKVATNISYSESGKNVDSKQGNSQKKPLNGNSANFEELDADKNDWIFALSHELRTPLNVILSTIQLAQLGMKKCEDSEYSKVKTKYLEIMKQNCYRLLKMVNNLIEINRLDSGFFNIDLKNEDIVNIVREMTFSVTEYAKIKNIDIAFESNKDHHIAAIDIFQLERIMLNLLSNAIKFTPSGGNIKVILKVEEKEILISVSDTGPGIPEEYGNMIFERYCQTSGKSLIEKKGSGMGLYLVKKLLDKMNGRIWFCNNEDKGATLTFSLPNLQLPQSCTVKEELSPDYIKSRTEYLEIEFSDIYVI; this is encoded by the coding sequence GTGAAGGTGAAAGAGAAAGTGGCCACTAATATTTCATATTCAGAATCAGGCAAGAATGTTGACAGCAAACAGGGGAATTCACAGAAGAAACCGTTGAATGGGAATTCCGCAAATTTTGAAGAACTTGATGCGGACAAAAATGACTGGATTTTTGCTCTTTCTCATGAATTAAGAACGCCTCTGAATGTTATTCTGTCCACTATTCAGTTAGCGCAGCTGGGAATGAAAAAATGTGAAGACAGCGAATACAGCAAAGTGAAGACAAAATATCTTGAAATTATGAAGCAGAACTGTTACCGCCTCCTTAAAATGGTGAATAATCTTATTGAGATTAACAGGTTGGATTCAGGATTTTTTAACATAGATTTGAAAAACGAAGACATTGTTAATATAGTACGGGAAATGACCTTTTCTGTTACAGAATACGCGAAAATAAAGAATATTGACATAGCATTTGAAAGTAACAAAGATCATCATATCGCAGCAATAGATATTTTTCAGCTCGAACGCATAATGTTAAATCTTCTGTCCAATGCCATAAAATTTACTCCTTCCGGCGGAAATATTAAAGTCATTCTGAAAGTGGAGGAAAAGGAAATACTAATATCGGTTTCGGATACCGGTCCCGGGATTCCCGAAGAATATGGAAACATGATATTTGAAAGGTATTGCCAGACAAGCGGGAAAAGTCTGATAGAGAAAAAGGGCAGCGGAATGGGGCTGTATCTGGTGAAGAAACTTTTGGACAAGATGAACGGAAGGATATGGTTTTGCAACAATGAAGACAAAGGCGCCACTCTGACCTTTTCGCTGCCAAATCTGCAACTGCCCCAGTCGTGTACAGTGAAGGAAGAGCTTTCTCCCGATTATATAAAAAGCAGGACCGAGTATCTTGAAATAGAATTTTCGGATATTTATGTCATATAA
- the infC gene encoding translation initiation factor IF-3: MLFIKKDQIQVNSQIRDKEVRLIDVDGTMLGIMSAREAQMKANERDLDLVKISPNANPPVCKIMDYGKYLYELAKKEKEAKKKQASISVKEIRLSAKIEEHDFAFKAKNAIKFLKDGDKVKISIRFRGREMQYTSMAYDVIDRFAEMIKEYGKMENKPTMDGRSMSVTFAPIKDKQ; the protein is encoded by the coding sequence GTGTTATTTATTAAGAAAGATCAGATTCAGGTGAATAGTCAGATCAGGGATAAGGAAGTAAGGTTGATTGATGTTGACGGCACAATGCTGGGAATTATGTCAGCCAGGGAAGCTCAAATGAAGGCCAATGAAAGGGATTTAGACCTGGTTAAAATTTCACCGAATGCAAATCCCCCTGTCTGCAAGATTATGGATTACGGCAAGTATTTGTATGAATTGGCCAAAAAGGAAAAGGAAGCAAAAAAGAAACAGGCCAGTATCTCTGTGAAAGAAATCAGGCTTTCGGCAAAAATTGAAGAGCACGACTTTGCGTTTAAAGCAAAAAATGCAATAAAATTTCTTAAAGACGGGGATAAGGTTAAAATATCCATAAGGTTCAGAGGCAGGGAGATGCAATACACCTCCATGGCTTATGACGTAATTGACAGGTTTGCCGAAATGATAAAGGAATACGGTAAGATGGAAAATAAGCCTACAATGGACGGCAGAAGCATGTCAGTTACGTTCGCACCCATTAAGGATAAGCAGTAA
- the rpmI gene encoding 50S ribosomal protein L35, whose amino-acid sequence MPKLKTHSSSKKRFRITSNGKVKRNKAYKSHILTKKSSKRKRNLRKATIASSANTATIKAMLPYK is encoded by the coding sequence ATGCCAAAATTAAAAACCCATAGTTCTTCGAAAAAAAGGTTCAGAATAACGTCTAACGGTAAGGTAAAACGGAATAAAGCATATAAAAGTCATATTCTTACCAAAAAGTCTTCAAAGCGGAAGAGAAATCTTCGCAAAGCAACCATTGCTTCGTCCGCAAATACTGCGACAATTAAGGCAATGCTTCCATACAAATGA
- the rplT gene encoding 50S ribosomal protein L20: MARVKGGVRTRARHKKILKLAKGYFGAKSKLYRVANQAVMKSLMYAYRDRRQKKREFRKLWITRINAAARRNGISYSRFMNGLKKAGIELNRKVLADMAVNDAEAFAKLVEKAKEQLA; this comes from the coding sequence ATGGCAAGAGTTAAAGGCGGTGTCAGAACACGGGCAAGGCATAAAAAAATCCTGAAACTTGCTAAAGGTTACTTTGGTGCAAAAAGCAAATTATATAGAGTTGCCAACCAGGCTGTTATGAAGTCCCTGATGTATGCATATCGGGACAGAAGACAAAAGAAAAGAGAATTCAGAAAACTTTGGATAACAAGAATAAATGCTGCAGCAAGAAGAAACGGTATTTCATACAGCCGGTTTATGAACGGACTTAAAAAAGCCGGCATTGAACTGAACAGAAAAGTCCTTGCCGATATGGCTGTGAATGATGCTGAGGCGTTTGCAAAGCTTGTTGAAAAGGCCAAAGAACAGTTAGCGTGA
- the cdaA gene encoding diadenylate cyclase CdaA yields MADISNVREFFILIGNYLGLEKPLDFFLMIIDIGIISYIVYKVIQLVRETRAMQLVKGILIIVIGLKVAQLIGLKTVAFILEGAISLLGFSLIVIFQPELRRGLEKIGNSGFQNLLPLDSDEDQLRTTAAIEEIVKCCTHLSQEYIGALIVIERNTKIGDVINTGTQMDAIISYELLTNIFTPNTPLHDGAVIIRNNKIKAAGCYLPLTENTTLSKELGTRHRAALGITEVSDAISIVVSEESGKISYAHNGNLTRNLTPDTLRKALYRFLIDKNTNKKRFWFRKVKTND; encoded by the coding sequence GTGGCAGATATAAGTAATGTCAGGGAATTTTTTATACTAATCGGGAATTACTTGGGACTGGAGAAACCTTTGGACTTTTTTCTGATGATTATTGATATAGGCATAATTTCATATATTGTGTACAAGGTTATCCAGCTTGTACGTGAAACCCGCGCAATGCAGTTGGTAAAGGGCATACTGATTATTGTCATCGGCCTTAAAGTAGCCCAGTTAATAGGCCTTAAAACGGTAGCTTTTATTCTTGAAGGCGCCATATCGTTACTGGGTTTTTCGTTGATTGTCATTTTCCAGCCTGAACTCAGACGAGGACTTGAAAAAATAGGTAACAGCGGATTTCAAAATTTGTTGCCGCTGGACTCTGACGAGGATCAACTCAGAACAACGGCTGCGATTGAAGAAATAGTAAAGTGCTGTACACACCTCTCACAGGAATATATTGGCGCCCTGATAGTGATTGAAAGAAACACCAAAATAGGTGATGTAATAAATACCGGAACACAAATGGATGCAATAATATCCTATGAACTGCTGACAAATATATTCACGCCCAACACGCCCCTGCATGACGGTGCCGTAATAATACGAAACAATAAAATAAAAGCGGCAGGCTGTTACCTGCCGCTTACTGAAAATACCACACTCAGCAAGGAACTTGGGACAAGGCACAGGGCTGCGCTGGGCATAACCGAGGTTTCTGACGCTATATCAATCGTTGTTTCGGAAGAATCAGGGAAGATTTCCTATGCTCATAACGGAAACCTTACACGGAACCTTACTCCTGATACCCTGAGAAAGGCGCTGTACCGTTTCCTTATTGACAAAAACACGAATAAAAAGCGCTTTTGGTTCAGAAAGGTGAAAACCAATGATTAA
- a CDS encoding CdaR family protein, translated as MIKIKNINLNKIVEKDSFLRVISVLIGILIWFIVLDHQNPLVERTISIPLRTNVQILDSSNIRLVSSNIPTNVDVVIKGRKQRVDKVTANDFEAFLDFSGIQDTSITELRIDLPKYTGDQDIIVADVNPKVVKIRLENIVRKEFPVNVKWVGELPEGYEIVNVKLNPNTVILQDLESVMDSVESVVVSVDVEQVLTGETITKRIEVYNSNGRLISSLDGSVQVAVDYNVAKTVPVSTTLTGEPKDDYYVQDYTLSQNTVKITGNYDVLKRIESIEAEQLSVENASESFQKDLNLILPDNVQLYNSPPFVTAHVNIRKYSHKIVTIPRSSITIFGGDISGQTKYRILEDEITFSVKGPSEILETLNVKSVKGFVDVSGTTEGVQPVIVRISLPSGIYLEGEVYVNIETERATPSPTPTPTPVPGSESELSPTPAPNSEGTGESPSGT; from the coding sequence ATGATTAAAATAAAAAATATAAACTTAAACAAGATTGTGGAAAAGGATTCGTTTTTAAGGGTAATATCGGTACTTATCGGTATTTTGATCTGGTTTATAGTCCTTGATCACCAAAACCCGCTTGTAGAGCGTACAATTTCAATTCCCCTGAGAACAAATGTGCAGATACTTGATTCCAGCAATATAAGATTGGTTTCATCAAATATCCCCACCAATGTGGATGTTGTTATAAAAGGAAGGAAACAGCGTGTTGATAAGGTTACCGCCAACGACTTTGAAGCATTTCTGGATTTCAGCGGAATTCAGGATACCAGCATCACCGAATTGAGGATAGATCTTCCCAAATATACAGGAGATCAGGATATTATTGTTGCCGATGTCAATCCTAAAGTTGTAAAAATAAGGCTGGAAAATATAGTAAGGAAAGAATTTCCCGTTAATGTAAAGTGGGTTGGTGAACTTCCGGAAGGGTATGAAATTGTAAATGTCAAGTTAAATCCCAACACCGTCATTCTGCAGGATTTGGAAAGCGTGATGGACAGCGTGGAAAGCGTTGTTGTGTCGGTGGACGTTGAACAGGTGTTGACGGGTGAGACAATAACCAAACGGATAGAGGTGTATAACAGCAACGGCAGGCTTATATCTTCGCTTGACGGAAGTGTTCAGGTTGCCGTAGATTACAACGTTGCAAAAACTGTACCGGTTTCCACAACTCTTACAGGAGAACCTAAAGATGATTATTATGTTCAGGATTATACATTATCCCAGAATACAGTCAAAATTACAGGGAATTATGATGTGCTGAAGAGGATAGAATCCATAGAGGCCGAACAGTTAAGTGTCGAAAACGCAAGTGAATCCTTTCAGAAAGATTTAAATTTAATTCTTCCTGATAATGTCCAGCTTTATAATAGCCCGCCCTTTGTAACGGCGCATGTGAATATCAGGAAATATTCGCATAAAATTGTGACCATCCCAAGGTCATCGATAACCATTTTCGGAGGAGATATCAGCGGTCAGACAAAATACAGAATCCTTGAAGACGAGATAACCTTCAGCGTGAAGGGACCTTCGGAAATACTGGAAACATTGAATGTTAAATCGGTTAAAGGCTTTGTTGATGTTTCGGGCACAACCGAAGGTGTTCAGCCTGTTATAGTCCGTATATCCCTTCCGTCCGGAATATATCTTGAAGGGGAAGTTTATGTAAATATTGAAACAGAAAGGGCCACACCCTCACCAACACCTACACCCACGCCCGTCCCGGGCAGTGAATCCGAATTATCGCCCACACCTGCTCCAAATTCGGAAGGAACGGGAGAAAGCCCGTCCGGTACATAA
- a CDS encoding Na/Pi cotransporter family protein: protein MNTAAGILGFLPGLLGGVAIFLFGMNMLSDGLQKVAGEKLKYIISILTNNPIIGILVGTAVSAVIQSSSATTVMVIGFVSAGLMTLKQAIGVIIGANIGTTVTAWLVSIDIGELALPLAGIGFILYFFPKSKKIKNIGYIVFSFGLLFVGLNVMSDQMAPLAKSQAVADTMLKVSSDRFLGLFIGTVFTAIIQSSSAAIAILQKLALQTTASGEPLITLRAALPILFGSNIGTTVTALLASIGASVNAKRAALTHTIFNVAGSLIFICLINPYEYIVSILMGGSIQPHRMDLAIAYSHSIFNIVNAVLFAPFIDLLARLVTRVYKGKGELTDRVLVYIGDKVSSPAVAMDLAMREMVRMGRLIQKMISCTKTVILEQKESLIKDVEEMEETVDMLQNEILNYLSKIISENTLSESESVRLTGYMRIVHDLERIGDHCESSTLLGQNNMENKIQYSEKALVEIREAFEKIELIMDQTLVALENNDKDLALSVLSEENKMDDIEKVLRERHLERLKRGECNPVTAVTYVELIHTIERMTDNCKNIAESVIDDINHRLAGHYDTEGRALEYKMLKNIN, encoded by the coding sequence ATGAATACTGCGGCGGGCATATTGGGCTTTTTGCCCGGTCTGTTGGGCGGTGTGGCCATTTTTCTGTTCGGCATGAACATGCTAAGTGACGGACTTCAAAAGGTTGCCGGCGAAAAGCTTAAATATATAATAAGTATTCTGACCAACAATCCTATCATCGGAATTCTGGTCGGCACTGCCGTATCGGCAGTCATTCAGAGCAGCAGCGCTACAACGGTAATGGTTATCGGGTTTGTCAGCGCAGGCTTAATGACTCTGAAACAGGCAATAGGAGTTATAATAGGTGCCAATATCGGTACAACAGTAACTGCCTGGCTTGTATCCATAGATATCGGTGAGCTGGCGTTACCCCTTGCAGGGATAGGTTTTATTCTTTACTTTTTTCCGAAATCAAAAAAAATAAAAAATATAGGATATATAGTTTTTTCGTTCGGGCTCCTCTTTGTAGGCTTGAATGTAATGAGCGATCAGATGGCTCCCCTTGCGAAGTCTCAGGCTGTGGCAGACACGATGCTAAAGGTAAGCAGTGACAGATTTTTGGGTCTGTTTATAGGTACGGTATTTACAGCCATAATCCAAAGCAGCAGCGCGGCTATTGCGATTTTACAGAAGCTGGCACTGCAGACGACTGCATCAGGCGAGCCGCTGATAACACTTCGTGCAGCACTTCCCATTCTTTTCGGAAGCAATATCGGGACAACGGTTACTGCGCTTCTGGCGTCGATAGGCGCAAGTGTAAACGCAAAAAGGGCTGCATTGACCCATACTATTTTTAATGTGGCAGGCAGTCTGATATTTATTTGTCTTATAAATCCTTATGAGTATATAGTTTCCATATTAATGGGCGGAAGTATCCAGCCGCATCGGATGGATTTGGCCATAGCCTACTCCCACAGTATATTCAATATTGTAAATGCTGTTCTTTTTGCGCCTTTCATAGATTTGCTCGCGAGATTGGTTACGCGTGTATACAAAGGAAAAGGTGAGCTTACCGACAGGGTTCTTGTGTATATCGGCGATAAAGTCTCGTCTCCGGCGGTTGCCATGGATCTCGCCATGAGGGAAATGGTGAGGATGGGCAGGTTAATTCAGAAAATGATATCCTGCACAAAAACAGTCATACTGGAACAGAAGGAATCGCTGATAAAGGATGTCGAGGAAATGGAAGAAACAGTCGATATGCTTCAGAACGAAATATTAAATTACCTTTCAAAAATTATTTCCGAAAATACACTGAGCGAATCGGAATCAGTAAGATTGACCGGATACATGCGCATAGTTCATGATCTGGAACGAATAGGCGATCATTGCGAAAGTTCGACACTGCTGGGGCAGAATAATATGGAAAATAAAATTCAGTACTCCGAAAAAGCGTTGGTCGAAATCCGTGAAGCTTTTGAGAAAATTGAACTTATCATGGATCAGACTCTTGTTGCCTTGGAAAATAATGATAAAGATTTGGCATTGTCGGTACTGTCTGAAGAAAATAAAATGGATGACATAGAAAAAGTTTTAAGGGAGAGGCATCTGGAACGCCTGAAAAGGGGTGAATGCAACCCGGTTACGGCTGTAACTTACGTGGAATTAATCCATACGATTGAACGAATGACCGACAACTGCAAAAACATTGCGGAATCGGTCATTGATGATATAAATCACCGGCTGGCCGGACACTATGATACCGAAGGCAGAGCTCTGGAATATAAAATGCTTAAAAACATTAATTAA
- a CDS encoding inorganic phosphate transporter, which produces MVGIELNDFLQQFFSNPALAITVILTLGVIFVNGWTDAPNAIATSISTRSMGPRAAIIMAAIFNFFGVLVMTLFNSMVAQTIYSMVDFGGNPHDALVSLCAALFAIVLWATAAWWFGIPTSESHALIAGITGAAIAVQGGLAGINPREWVKVIYGLFLSLFMGFIMGWIIVKLVELIFRNFNRRKTSVFFQYAQIVGSAGMAFMHGAQDGQKFMGVFLLGVFLAQGRTDVTEFEIPIWLIFLCSVVMALGTSIGGYRIIKAVGMDMVKLEKYQGFSADLASSLSLFIASVFGLPVSTTHTKTTSIMGVGAAKRLSNVNWGVVKDMVSAWVLTFPGCGIIGFLMAKLFMLVF; this is translated from the coding sequence ATGGTGGGAATAGAACTTAATGATTTTCTGCAACAGTTTTTCAGCAACCCTGCACTTGCAATAACTGTAATTCTGACTTTGGGAGTTATCTTTGTAAACGGCTGGACCGATGCGCCTAACGCAATAGCGACATCTATTTCAACCAGATCAATGGGTCCGAGAGCAGCCATTATTATGGCCGCAATATTTAACTTTTTCGGCGTGCTTGTAATGACGCTGTTTAATTCAATGGTGGCGCAGACTATTTACAGTATGGTGGATTTCGGTGGAAATCCCCATGATGCGCTTGTTTCTTTGTGTGCTGCGCTGTTTGCCATTGTATTGTGGGCAACTGCAGCATGGTGGTTTGGTATTCCTACCAGCGAAAGCCATGCTTTGATTGCGGGCATAACAGGGGCTGCAATAGCCGTTCAGGGAGGACTGGCAGGGATTAATCCACGGGAATGGGTAAAAGTTATTTACGGCCTGTTCCTTTCCCTGTTTATGGGATTCATAATGGGCTGGATAATTGTAAAACTGGTTGAGCTGATTTTCAGGAATTTTAACAGAAGAAAAACGTCGGTATTTTTCCAGTATGCCCAGATTGTCGGCAGTGCAGGAATGGCATTTATGCACGGCGCGCAGGACGGACAGAAATTCATGGGTGTTTTTCTGCTGGGGGTTTTTTTGGCCCAGGGCAGGACTGATGTCACCGAATTCGAAATACCCATCTGGCTTATATTCCTATGTTCGGTCGTGATGGCCCTTGGAACTTCCATCGGGGGTTACCGAATAATAAAAGCCGTTGGTATGGACATGGTCAAACTGGAAAAATATCAGGGTTTTTCTGCCGATCTGGCATCTTCGTTAAGCCTTTTTATAGCTTCTGTTTTTGGCTTGCCGGTAAGCACGACTCACACAAAAACAACTTCAATTATGGGAGTCGGCGCGGCAAAAAGGCTGTCAAATGTCAACTGGGGTGTGGTTAAGGATATGGTAAGTGCATGGGTGCTTACCTTCCCCGGATGTGGTATAATAGGCTTCCTGATGGCAAAATTATTCATGCTGGTTTTTTAA
- a CDS encoding DUF47 domain-containing protein translates to MARKRGEDYFDTFVRLVDHSCKAANLLYNIMNDFNAEELRDKMSEMHEIEHGGDTERHAMIRRLSREFITPIDREDIMALADAIDDVTDTIEDVLLRLYMFNIRSIKEHAKQMAEIIVKCCNALKKAVSEFRDFQKSKVLHDLIVEVNVLEEEGDRIYTDAVHHLYVNSKNVVEIMAWDQTYDYLENCCDACEEVANVIEYIMLKNS, encoded by the coding sequence ATGGCGAGAAAAAGAGGCGAAGATTATTTTGACACTTTTGTCAGACTTGTTGATCATTCCTGTAAAGCGGCAAATTTGTTATATAACATTATGAATGATTTCAATGCTGAAGAACTTCGTGATAAAATGAGCGAGATGCACGAAATTGAACATGGCGGAGATACCGAAAGGCATGCAATGATCCGCAGGCTTTCACGGGAGTTTATAACGCCAATAGATCGTGAGGACATCATGGCGCTGGCCGATGCAATTGATGATGTAACCGACACGATAGAAGATGTCCTGTTGCGCCTGTATATGTTCAATATACGGAGTATCAAGGAGCATGCAAAGCAGATGGCAGAGATTATTGTAAAATGCTGCAATGCTTTGAAAAAGGCGGTGTCGGAGTTCAGGGATTTTCAAAAATCGAAGGTTTTGCATGACTTAATTGTGGAAGTCAATGTTCTTGAAGAAGAGGGGGACAGGATTTATACCGACGCAGTTCACCATTTGTATGTTAACAGCAAAAACGTAGTTGAAATAATGGCATGGGATCAAACCTATGATTATCTGGAAAACTGCTGTGATGCCTGTGAGGAAGTTGCAAACGTGATTGAATACATTATGCTGAAAAATTCCTGA
- the glmM gene encoding phosphoglucosamine mutase, with the protein MGRLFGTDGVRGIANSELTCELAYKLGKAGAYVLAEESKGTPRIVIGKDTRRSGDMLEKALIAGICSAGAEAICLGVVSTPAVAYLTRHYNADAGVVISASHNPAEFNGIKFFDRQGYKLPDSVEERIESIILDNSEELPNPTGCAVGRVTEIKGAKEDYISYLKNTVNTSFEGLKIALDCANGAAYETAPRVFRELGADVIVINNTPDGMNINVNCGSTHMEMLRETVLANKCDLGLAFDGDADRVLAVDSEGNYVDGDKIMGIIGLELKRRNKLPQNTIVVTVMSNIGFDIMAKEHGLVLEKTKVGDRYVLEHMLKNGYALGGEQSGHIIMLDYNTTGDGQLTALQLVQIVKNSGKSLAELASIMKVYPQVLKNARVKNENKNRFMDDPEIAAKCRELENAFHGEGRVLIRPSGTEPLVRVMIEGRDYDYISKKAEELAEFIERKLG; encoded by the coding sequence TTGGGAAGACTGTTCGGAACTGACGGGGTAAGAGGTATTGCCAATTCAGAACTGACATGCGAGTTGGCGTATAAACTGGGAAAGGCCGGGGCTTATGTCTTGGCCGAGGAATCGAAAGGTACCCCGAGAATTGTTATAGGTAAGGATACAAGACGATCGGGTGACATGCTTGAAAAGGCCCTTATCGCAGGGATATGTTCCGCCGGGGCCGAAGCGATATGCCTTGGTGTGGTTTCAACGCCGGCGGTTGCGTATCTGACACGTCATTACAACGCGGATGCCGGAGTTGTTATATCAGCATCCCATAACCCCGCGGAATTTAACGGGATTAAGTTCTTTGACAGGCAGGGGTATAAACTGCCTGACAGCGTTGAAGAGAGGATTGAATCCATAATTCTTGACAACAGTGAGGAACTTCCAAATCCTACGGGATGTGCAGTTGGACGTGTAACCGAAATAAAAGGAGCAAAAGAGGATTACATATCTTATCTTAAAAATACGGTAAATACATCTTTTGAAGGTTTGAAAATAGCGCTCGACTGTGCAAACGGTGCAGCGTATGAAACGGCGCCGAGGGTTTTCCGCGAACTGGGAGCCGACGTGATTGTAATAAACAATACCCCTGACGGTATGAATATTAATGTAAACTGCGGATCAACCCATATGGAAATGCTGAGGGAAACCGTACTGGCAAACAAATGCGATCTTGGTCTCGCATTTGACGGTGATGCCGACAGAGTTCTGGCAGTTGATTCTGAAGGAAACTATGTAGACGGCGACAAGATTATGGGTATTATCGGCCTTGAACTCAAAAGGCGGAATAAACTGCCCCAAAATACGATTGTTGTCACTGTCATGAGCAATATCGGATTTGACATAATGGCAAAGGAACACGGACTGGTGCTGGAAAAAACAAAAGTGGGCGACAGGTATGTGTTGGAGCATATGCTGAAAAACGGATATGCTCTTGGCGGTGAACAATCAGGGCACATTATCATGCTGGATTACAACACTACCGGCGACGGTCAGCTTACGGCGCTGCAACTGGTTCAGATTGTGAAGAATTCCGGAAAGAGTCTGGCCGAACTGGCTTCGATAATGAAAGTATATCCGCAGGTCCTTAAAAACGCACGGGTTAAAAACGAAAACAAAAACAGATTTATGGATGACCCCGAAATTGCTGCAAAATGCAGGGAGCTGGAAAATGCTTTCCATGGCGAAGGCAGGGTTCTGATACGTCCGTCGGGAACAGAGCCCCTGGTACGGGTAATGATCGAAGGCAGGGATTATGACTATATTTCAAAAAAAGCTGAAGAACTGGCTGAGTTTATAGAACGGAAGCTGGGATAG